From the genome of Bacteroides sp. MSB163, one region includes:
- the rplI gene encoding 50S ribosomal protein L9 — translation MEIILKEDIVNLGYKNDIVTVKSGYGRNYLIPTGKAVIASPAAKKMLAEDLKQRAHKLEKIKKDAEALAAKLEGVSLKIATKVSSTGTIFGSVGNIQIADELAKLGHEIDRKIIVVKDAVKEVGQYKAIVKLHKEVSVEIPFEVVAEEA, via the coding sequence ATGGAAATTATATTGAAAGAAGACATTGTAAACTTGGGTTATAAGAACGATATCGTAACTGTTAAGTCCGGTTATGGTCGTAACTACCTCATCCCGACAGGTAAAGCTGTGATTGCTTCTCCTGCTGCAAAGAAAATGTTGGCTGAAGATTTGAAGCAACGTGCTCACAAATTGGAAAAAATCAAGAAGGATGCTGAAGCATTGGCAGCTAAATTGGAAGGTGTATCTTTGAAGATCGCTACTAAAGTTAGCTCAACCGGTACTATCTTCGGTTCTGTTGGTAACATCCAGATTGCAGATGAATTGGCTAAGTTAGGTCATGAAATTGACCGTAAGATCATCGTTGTAAAAGATGCTGTGAAAGAAGTTGGCCAGTACAAAGCTATCGTTAAGCTGCACAAGGAAGTTTCTGTAGAGATTCCTTTCGAAGTTGTTGCTGAAGAAGCATAA
- the rpsR gene encoding 30S ribosomal protein S18, translated as MAQVQSEIRYLTPPSVDVKKKKYCRFKKSGIKYIDYKDPEFLKKFLNEQGKILPRRITGTSLKFQRRVAQAVKRARHLALLPYVTDMMK; from the coding sequence ATGGCACAAGTTCAATCAGAAATCAGATATTTAACTCCGCCGTCAGTGGACGTTAAGAAGAAAAAATACTGCCGTTTCAAAAAGAGTGGTATTAAGTATATCGACTATAAGGATCCTGAATTCTTGAAGAAATTCTTAAATGAACAAGGTAAGATCCTTCCGCGTCGCATCACCGGTACTTCTTTGAAGTTCCAACGTCGTGTAGCTCAAGCTGTAAAGAGAGCCCGTCACTTGGCATTGCTGCCTTATGTAACTGACATGATGAAATAA
- the rpsF gene encoding 30S ribosomal protein S6 codes for MNQYETVFILTPVLSDVQMKEAVEKFKGILTAEGAEIVNEENWGLKKLAYPIQKKSTGFYQLIEFNADPTVIDKLELNFRRDERVIRFLTFKQDKYAAEYAAKRRSVKSTKKED; via the coding sequence ATGAATCAATACGAAACCGTTTTCATTTTAACTCCCGTTTTGTCTGATGTTCAGATGAAGGAAGCGGTAGAAAAATTCAAAGGCATCCTTACTGCTGAAGGTGCTGAGATCGTAAATGAGGAAAACTGGGGACTGAAAAAACTGGCATATCCTATCCAGAAGAAGTCAACTGGTTTCTATCAGCTGATTGAGTTCAATGCAGACCCTACTGTAATTGACAAGTTAGAGCTTAACTTCCGTCGTGATGAGCGCGTTATCCGTTTCTTGACTTTCAAGCAAGACAAGTACGCTGCTGAATACGCTGCGAAGAGAAGAAGTGTTAAATCAACTAAAAAGGAGGATTAA
- a CDS encoding MarR family winged helix-turn-helix transcriptional regulator, giving the protein MIEQFNFDIRLIFAILNGKVSAAINRKLSRNFRQNGLEITPEQWTVLIFLWEKDGVTQQELCNATFKDKPSMTRLIDNMERQHLVVRISDKKDRRTNLIHLTKDGKELEERARVIANQTLKEALHGITVEELSISQEVLRKIFFNTKD; this is encoded by the coding sequence ATGATCGAGCAATTTAACTTTGACATCCGGCTGATTTTTGCCATCCTGAACGGTAAAGTTTCCGCCGCAATCAACCGAAAACTGTCCCGTAACTTCCGCCAGAACGGTTTGGAGATTACTCCGGAACAGTGGACTGTCCTCATCTTTTTGTGGGAAAAAGACGGAGTAACACAACAAGAGTTGTGTAATGCAACTTTTAAGGATAAGCCCAGTATGACGCGCCTGATTGATAACATGGAACGCCAACATCTGGTAGTCCGTATCTCGGATAAAAAAGACCGCCGCACCAATCTTATCCACCTCACCAAAGATGGAAAAGAACTGGAAGAACGCGCACGGGTAATCGCTAACCAAACTCTGAAAGAGGCATTACACGGTATCACCGTAGAAGAACTGAGCATAAGCCAGGAAGTATTAAGAAAAATATTTTTCAATACGAAAGACTAA
- a CDS encoding response regulator transcription factor — MDEKLRILLCEDDENLGMLLREYLQAKGYSAELYPDGEAGYKAFLKNKYDLCVFDVMMPKKDGFTLAQEVRAANAEIPIIFLTAKTLKEDILEGFKIGADDYITKPFSMEELTFRIEAILRRVRGKKNKESNIYKIGMFTFDTQKQILSTPEKQTKLTTKESELLGLLCAHANEILQRDFALKTIWIDDNYFNARSMDVYITKLRKHLKEDPSIEIINIHGKGYKLITPEPES, encoded by the coding sequence ATGGACGAGAAACTGCGTATTTTATTGTGCGAAGATGATGAGAATCTTGGCATGCTTTTAAGAGAATATTTACAGGCAAAAGGTTATTCTGCGGAGTTATATCCCGACGGCGAAGCTGGATACAAAGCTTTTCTGAAGAATAAATACGACTTGTGTGTGTTTGACGTGATGATGCCGAAGAAAGATGGTTTCACTTTGGCTCAGGAAGTGCGTGCTGCAAATGCCGAAATTCCTATCATCTTCTTGACCGCAAAGACACTGAAAGAAGATATTCTGGAGGGCTTTAAAATCGGTGCGGATGATTACATCACCAAGCCGTTCAGCATGGAAGAGTTGACTTTCAGAATTGAAGCAATCCTGAGACGTGTACGTGGAAAAAAGAACAAAGAGAGCAATATCTACAAGATCGGTATGTTCACTTTCGATACACAGAAACAGATTTTGTCAACGCCTGAAAAGCAGACGAAGCTGACTACGAAAGAGTCTGAACTCTTGGGTTTGCTTTGCGCTCATGCTAATGAAATCCTGCAGCGTGACTTTGCTTTGAAGACCATCTGGATTGATGATAACTACTTCAATGCACGTAGCATGGATGTGTATATCACGAAGCTGCGTAAGCATCTGAAAGAAGATCCTTCTATTGAAATCATCAATATCCACGGAAAGGGATATAAGTTGATCACACCGGAACCGGAGTCTTGA
- a CDS encoding HAMP domain-containing sensor histidine kinase, whose protein sequence is MKKSTIWILGIVMGLSFLSLLYLQISYIEKMVKMRNEQFDESVKRGLMAASKEVESAEVARWLREDISEAEKRAWELTEQGQALVQTQRFTVTSPDGSKYSAMELQTITNKPSELPRAMISRKHGAKTIPKTARTQIDLMKERYVYQRGLLDEVALQMLYTASSKPIEERINFKNLDQYLKSGLVDNGIDLGYHFKVIDRDGREVYRCSDYVDEGSEYSYSQPLFLNDPPARMSIVKIHFPGKRDYIFDSINFMIPSMIFTFVLLITFIFTIYIVFRQKKLTEMKNDFINNMTHEFKTPISTISLAAQMLKDPAVGKSPAMFQHISTVINDETKRLRFQVEKVLQMSMFDKQKATLKMKELDANELITGVINTFTLKVERYNGNIESELNATDPNIFADEMHLTNVIFNLMDNAVKYKRPDTDLELKVKTWNEPGKLMISIQDNGIGIKKENLKKIFEKFYRVHTGNLHDVKGFGLGLSYVKKIIVDHKGTIRAESELNVGTKFIIALPLLKN, encoded by the coding sequence ATGAAGAAGTCAACAATATGGATATTAGGTATCGTTATGGGGTTATCTTTCCTCAGCCTCTTGTATCTGCAAATCAGCTACATAGAGAAGATGGTAAAGATGCGTAACGAGCAATTTGATGAATCTGTGAAGCGTGGACTGATGGCTGCTTCTAAAGAAGTGGAGTCCGCTGAGGTTGCCCGTTGGTTGCGGGAAGACATCTCTGAGGCAGAAAAGAGAGCGTGGGAATTGACTGAGCAAGGGCAGGCATTGGTGCAGACACAACGGTTTACGGTGACGTCGCCGGATGGTTCCAAGTATTCGGCCATGGAACTTCAGACGATCACAAATAAGCCGTCAGAGTTGCCGAGAGCGATGATTTCGCGTAAGCATGGCGCTAAGACGATTCCTAAAACAGCCCGTACACAAATCGATTTAATGAAAGAACGTTATGTGTACCAGCGTGGTTTGTTGGATGAAGTTGCCTTGCAGATGTTATATACGGCAAGTAGCAAGCCGATTGAGGAACGCATCAACTTTAAGAATCTGGATCAGTACTTAAAGTCGGGCTTGGTAGATAACGGCATTGATCTGGGATATCACTTTAAGGTGATTGACCGGGATGGACGGGAAGTATACCGTTGTTCGGACTATGTCGATGAAGGTAGCGAGTATTCTTACTCCCAGCCTTTGTTCCTGAATGATCCACCTGCCCGTATGAGTATCGTAAAGATACATTTTCCGGGCAAAAGAGATTATATTTTCGACTCGATCAACTTTATGATACCGTCGATGATATTCACCTTTGTGTTGCTGATTACGTTTATCTTCACGATTTATATCGTGTTCCGCCAGAAGAAACTGACGGAGATGAAGAATGACTTTATCAACAATATGACGCATGAGTTTAAAACGCCGATATCGACCATTTCGCTGGCGGCGCAGATGTTGAAAGACCCTGCAGTGGGTAAGTCGCCTGCCATGTTCCAGCATATATCGACGGTCATCAATGATGAGACGAAACGGTTGAGGTTCCAGGTGGAGAAGGTGCTCCAGATGTCGATGTTCGACAAGCAAAAGGCTACTTTGAAAATGAAGGAACTGGATGCCAATGAATTGATTACAGGTGTTATTAATACCTTCACCTTAAAGGTGGAGCGTTATAACGGTAATATAGAGTCGGAACTGAACGCGACTGACCCGAATATCTTTGCAGATGAAATGCATCTTACGAATGTGATTTTCAATCTGATGGATAATGCGGTGAAGTATAAGAGACCGGATACTGATTTGGAATTGAAAGTGAAGACCTGGAATGAACCGGGCAAGCTGATGATTTCTATTCAGGATAACGGTATAGGTATTAAGAAAGAGAATTTGAAAAAGATATTTGAAAAGTTCTACCGCGTGCATACAGGTAATCTGCACGATGTGAAAGGCTTTGGATTAGGATTGTCTTATGTGAAAAAGATTATTGTGGATCATAAGGGAACCATCCGGGCAGAGAGTGAACTAAACGTTGGAACTAAATTTATTATTGCATTACCTTTACTTAAAAATTAA
- a CDS encoding elongation factor G — protein MKVYQTNEIKNIALLGNDGSGKTTLTEALLFESGIIKRRGRITAKNTVSDYFPVEQEYGYSVFSTVFHVEWNGKKLNIIDCPGSDDFVGAAMTALNVTDTAILLLNGQYGPEVGTQNHFRYTEKLGKPVIFLVNQLDHEKCDYDMVLEQLRSAYGSKVVPVQYPLATGPNFNSLIDVLLMKKYSWGPEGGAPTIEDVPAEELEKATELHKALVEAAAEHDESLMEKFFEQDSLTEDEMREGIRKGLASRGMFPVFCVCAGKDMGVRRLMEFLGNVVPFVNEMPPVHNTRGEVVEPNPNGPTSLYFFKTAVEPHIGDVQYFKVMSGKVHEGEDFTNADRGSKERIAQIYACAGANRIKVEEMVAGDIGCTVKLKDVHTGNTLNGKGSENRFNFIKYPNSKYSRAIKPVNEADTEKMMAILNRMREEDPTWVIEQSKELRQTIVHGQGEFHLRTLKWRLENNEKLQIKYEEPRIPYRETITKAARADYRHKKQSGGAGQFGEVHLIIEPYYEGMPLPDTYKFGAQEFKMNVKGTEEIPLEWGGKLVFINSIVGGSIDARFMPAILKGIMSRMEQGPLTGSYARDVRVIVYDGKMHPVDSNEISFMLAGRNAFSEAFKNAGPKILEPIYDVEVFVPSDRMGDVMGDLQGRRAMIMGMSSEAGYEKLSAKVPLKEMASYSTALSSLTGGRASFIMKFASYELVPSDVQDKLVKEFEAKQAEE, from the coding sequence ATGAAAGTATATCAGACGAATGAAATTAAGAACATTGCCCTGCTTGGCAATGATGGCTCGGGTAAAACCACTCTCACAGAAGCGCTGCTCTTTGAGAGTGGTATTATAAAACGTCGCGGCAGAATTACTGCCAAGAATACAGTCAGCGATTACTTCCCGGTGGAGCAAGAATATGGCTATTCTGTGTTTTCCACCGTTTTCCATGTGGAGTGGAACGGTAAGAAACTTAATATTATAGACTGTCCGGGAAGTGATGACTTTGTTGGAGCTGCCATGACAGCACTCAATGTTACTGATACTGCAATATTGCTTCTGAATGGCCAATATGGTCCTGAAGTGGGTACCCAAAATCATTTCCGATATACAGAAAAGTTAGGTAAACCGGTGATTTTCCTGGTGAACCAGCTTGACCATGAGAAGTGTGATTATGATATGGTACTGGAGCAGTTGAGGTCTGCTTATGGTTCGAAGGTAGTTCCCGTGCAATATCCGTTGGCTACCGGACCGAACTTTAATTCGTTGATTGATGTACTTTTGATGAAAAAATATTCGTGGGGCCCCGAAGGTGGTGCACCCACCATTGAAGATGTTCCTGCAGAGGAATTGGAAAAAGCAACCGAACTGCATAAAGCATTGGTAGAAGCTGCTGCTGAACACGATGAAAGCCTGATGGAGAAATTCTTTGAACAGGATTCACTGACAGAAGACGAAATGCGCGAGGGTATCCGTAAAGGTTTGGCTTCACGTGGCATGTTCCCCGTATTCTGTGTTTGTGCAGGTAAAGATATGGGTGTGCGTCGTTTGATGGAATTCCTGGGTAATGTGGTTCCGTTTGTAAACGAGATGCCGCCCGTACACAATACCCGTGGCGAGGTTGTGGAACCGAATCCGAATGGACCTACTTCTCTCTATTTCTTCAAGACCGCTGTTGAACCTCATATCGGTGATGTTCAGTACTTCAAGGTTATGAGCGGTAAAGTGCACGAAGGTGAAGACTTTACGAATGCTGACCGTGGTTCGAAAGAGCGTATCGCTCAGATTTATGCCTGTGCAGGTGCCAACCGTATTAAGGTGGAAGAAATGGTAGCCGGTGATATCGGTTGTACTGTGAAATTAAAAGATGTGCATACAGGTAATACTCTGAATGGCAAAGGTTCTGAAAACCGTTTCAACTTTATCAAATATCCCAATTCAAAATATTCCCGTGCTATCAAACCCGTGAATGAGGCCGATACGGAAAAGATGATGGCCATATTGAACCGTATGCGCGAGGAAGATCCGACTTGGGTGATAGAGCAGTCCAAGGAATTGCGCCAGACTATTGTTCACGGACAGGGTGAATTCCACTTGCGTACGTTGAAATGGCGTTTGGAGAATAATGAAAAGTTGCAAATCAAATATGAGGAACCGAGAATTCCGTATCGTGAAACCATTACGAAGGCGGCTCGTGCAGACTATCGCCATAAGAAACAATCGGGTGGTGCAGGTCAGTTTGGTGAGGTACATCTGATTATAGAACCTTATTACGAAGGTATGCCGCTGCCTGATACTTATAAGTTTGGTGCGCAGGAGTTTAAGATGAACGTGAAAGGTACCGAAGAAATCCCATTGGAATGGGGCGGTAAATTGGTATTTATTAATAGTATCGTAGGTGGTTCTATTGACGCGCGTTTCATGCCGGCTATTCTGAAAGGTATCATGTCTCGTATGGAACAAGGTCCGTTGACCGGTTCGTACGCTCGTGACGTACGTGTTATCGTGTATGATGGTAAGATGCACCCGGTAGACTCCAATGAAATTTCCTTCATGTTGGCTGGTCGTAATGCATTTAGTGAAGCATTCAAGAATGCAGGACCGAAGATCCTTGAACCTATTTATGATGTGGAAGTATTTGTTCCGTCGGATAGAATGGGTGATGTGATGGGTGACTTGCAGGGACGCCGTGCCATGATTATGGGTATGAGTAGTGAAGCCGGTTATGAAAAGCTGAGTGCTAAAGTACCTTTGAAGGAAATGGCATCTTACTCCACAGCCTTGAGTTCTTTGACAGGAGGACGTGCTTCGTTTATCATGAAATTTGCCAGCTATGAACTTGTTCCAAGTGATGTACAAGATAAGTTAGTTAAGGAGTTCGAAGCTAAGCAAGCTGAAGAATAA